A window from Brucella sp. BE17 encodes these proteins:
- a CDS encoding ABC transporter ATP-binding protein, with protein sequence MSTPILSIRDLSVAFRQDGEDRLSVDRVSFDIEAGETVALVGESGSGKSVSALSVLKLLPYPSASHPSGEILFNGQNLMTASEPELRRVRGNDITMIFQEPMTSLNPLHTVERQIGEILKMHQGMGDKAARARTLELLHEVGIREPEKRLAAFPHQLSGGQRQRVMIAMALANKPKLLIADEPTTALDVTVQAQILKLLAELKASQGMAMLFITHDLDVVRKIADKVCVMNGGKIVEAGPTEDIFENPQHDYTKHLLSAEPKGEPPAANPSAKPVIEGKDIRVWFPIKKGFLRKTVDHVKAVDGVDVSLRTGQTLGVVGESGSGKTTLGLALSRMISSKGEIRFDGRDIAKFSFADMRPLRREMQIVFQDPFGSLSPRMTIADIIAEGLLVHEPKLSADERDERVVAALKEVNLNPETRFRYPHEFSGGQRQRIAIARALALNPKFVMLDEPTSALDKSVQAQVVDLLRALQKKHDLAYLFISHDLRVVRALANDVMVMRNGNVVEYGPAQEVFANPKTDYTKALMAAAFHIEVTEGGVKQ encoded by the coding sequence ATGAGCACGCCCATCCTTTCCATCCGCGATCTCTCGGTCGCCTTCCGCCAGGACGGCGAAGACCGGCTGTCGGTCGATCGCGTCTCCTTCGACATCGAGGCCGGTGAAACCGTGGCACTTGTAGGCGAATCGGGGTCGGGCAAATCCGTTTCCGCCCTCTCGGTGCTAAAACTTTTGCCCTATCCCTCCGCCAGTCACCCGTCGGGAGAGATTCTCTTTAACGGGCAGAACCTGATGACGGCGTCCGAGCCGGAACTCCGGCGCGTGCGCGGCAACGACATCACCATGATCTTTCAGGAGCCGATGACCTCGCTCAATCCGTTGCACACGGTGGAACGGCAAATCGGCGAAATCTTGAAGATGCATCAGGGCATGGGTGACAAGGCCGCACGCGCCCGCACACTGGAACTGCTTCATGAAGTGGGTATTCGCGAGCCGGAAAAGCGGCTCGCCGCCTTCCCGCACCAGCTATCGGGCGGGCAGCGCCAGCGCGTGATGATTGCAATGGCGCTCGCCAATAAACCGAAGCTTCTGATCGCCGACGAGCCGACAACGGCGCTCGATGTCACCGTGCAGGCACAGATCCTAAAACTGCTCGCCGAGTTGAAAGCCTCACAAGGCATGGCCATGCTGTTCATCACCCACGACCTCGACGTCGTACGCAAGATCGCCGACAAGGTCTGCGTCATGAACGGCGGCAAGATTGTAGAGGCCGGTCCCACCGAGGATATCTTTGAAAATCCGCAGCATGACTATACGAAGCATCTGCTTTCCGCCGAACCCAAAGGCGAACCGCCAGCAGCCAACCCATCCGCAAAGCCGGTGATAGAAGGCAAAGATATCCGCGTCTGGTTTCCAATCAAGAAGGGCTTTTTGCGCAAGACGGTGGATCATGTGAAGGCGGTGGATGGCGTCGATGTCAGCCTTCGCACTGGTCAGACGCTTGGCGTGGTGGGCGAGTCCGGTTCCGGCAAGACGACGCTGGGACTGGCGCTTTCACGCATGATTTCATCCAAGGGTGAAATCCGTTTCGATGGCCGTGATATCGCAAAATTCAGCTTTGCAGATATGCGCCCGCTCCGGCGCGAAATGCAGATCGTGTTTCAGGACCCGTTCGGCTCGCTCAGTCCCCGCATGACGATTGCCGACATCATTGCCGAAGGGCTTTTAGTGCATGAGCCAAAATTGTCCGCCGATGAACGCGACGAACGCGTCGTGGCAGCACTCAAAGAGGTCAATCTCAATCCTGAAACCCGCTTTCGCTATCCGCATGAGTTTTCGGGCGGTCAACGCCAGCGCATCGCCATTGCACGTGCACTGGCGCTCAACCCAAAATTCGTGATGCTTGATGAGCCGACCTCAGCGCTTGATAAAAGCGTACAGGCCCAAGTGGTCGATCTTCTGCGCGCCTTGCAGAAGAAGCATGATCTCGCTTATCTTTTCATCAGTCACGATCTCCGGGTCGTGCGTGCGCTCGCCAATGATGTGATGGTGATGCGCAATGGCAACGTGGTGGAATATGGTCCGGCGCAGGAGGTTTTCGCCAATCCGAAAACCGATTACACTAAGGCGCTGATGGCCGCAGCCTTCCACATTGAAGTGACAGAGGGAGGTGTGAAACAATGA
- a CDS encoding ABC transporter permease: MTDTTLTPAKPIKRPWLSPLNKRRWQNFKANRRGYWSLWIFLFLLVCALCSELIANDRPILVSYKGEVLAPVLVDYPEEKFGGFYAVTDYRDPVIQDEINNNGWAIWPPFRYSYNTVNNEIPQAAPAKPFWLYSAEERCQRYPQGANDPNCRFGNFNLLGTDDQARDVFARALYGFRISVAFGLILTFFSAIIGVSAGAVQGYFGGWVDLIFQRVIEIWSSIPVLYLLLIIAAILPPGFWVLLGIMLLFSWVAFVGVVRAEFLRARNFEYVNAARALGVRNATIMWRHLLPNAMVATLTFLPFILNGSITTLTSLDFLGFGLPPGSASLGELLAQGKNNLQAPWLGITGFLVISVMLSLLIFIGEATRDAFDPRKAFR; the protein is encoded by the coding sequence ATGACCGACACCACACTTACTCCCGCAAAACCTATTAAACGTCCGTGGCTGTCCCCACTCAACAAGCGTCGCTGGCAGAACTTTAAAGCCAACAGGCGTGGTTACTGGTCGCTGTGGATTTTCCTGTTCCTGCTTGTCTGCGCACTGTGTTCTGAACTGATCGCCAATGATCGGCCAATCCTCGTTTCCTATAAAGGCGAAGTGCTGGCCCCCGTCCTGGTCGATTACCCGGAAGAGAAATTCGGCGGCTTTTATGCCGTTACCGATTATCGCGATCCGGTCATACAGGACGAGATCAACAACAATGGCTGGGCGATCTGGCCACCGTTCCGCTATTCCTACAACACCGTCAACAATGAAATCCCGCAGGCAGCACCCGCAAAGCCATTCTGGCTCTATTCGGCGGAAGAACGCTGCCAGCGCTACCCGCAAGGGGCAAACGACCCCAATTGCCGCTTCGGCAATTTCAATCTGCTCGGCACCGACGATCAGGCGCGTGACGTTTTTGCGCGCGCGCTTTACGGCTTTCGCATTTCGGTCGCCTTCGGGCTCATCCTCACCTTTTTCTCAGCCATTATCGGAGTGAGCGCCGGTGCGGTCCAGGGCTATTTCGGCGGCTGGGTCGATCTCATTTTTCAGCGTGTCATTGAAATCTGGTCCTCTATCCCGGTTCTTTATCTGTTGCTGATTATAGCCGCGATATTACCGCCGGGCTTCTGGGTGCTGCTCGGCATCATGCTGCTGTTTTCATGGGTGGCTTTTGTCGGCGTGGTACGGGCCGAATTTTTGCGGGCCAGAAACTTTGAATATGTCAACGCAGCACGCGCATTGGGGGTCAGAAACGCCACCATCATGTGGCGGCATCTCTTGCCCAATGCGATGGTCGCAACGCTCACATTCCTGCCCTTCATCCTCAATGGGTCGATCACCACGCTGACCTCGCTCGATTTCCTCGGTTTCGGCCTGCCTCCCGGTTCCGCCTCGCTTGGTGAATTGCTCGCGCAGGGCAAAAACAATCTGCAAGCGCCATGGCTCGGCATCACCGGTTTTCTGGTGATCTCCGTAATGCTGTCGCTGTTGATATTTATCGGTGAAGCAACCCGCGACGCCTTCGATCCGCGAAAGGCATTCCGATGA
- a CDS encoding microcin C ABC transporter permease YejB: MGAYILRRLLLMIPTILGIMAISFAVVQFAPGGPVERVIGQLSGQGGDALDRISGGGSDFGQSNLDSGSSNSRYRGAQGLDPQFIADLEKQFGFDKPPLERFGQMLWNYARFDFGRSYFRDISVLDLIKEKMPVSISLGLWLTFLSYAISIPLGIRKAIKEGSRFDTWTSAVIIVGYAIPSFLFAILLIVLFAGGSFLDWFPLRGLTSPDFAQMSLMGKIGDYLWHMVLPVTALVLSAFATTTLLTKNSFLEEIRKQYVTTARAKGLTENQVLYGHVFRNAMLIVIAGFPGAFISAFFTGSLLIETIFSLDGLGLLGYQSIINRDYPVVFATLYIFSLIGLLVSLLSDLTYTWIDPRIDFDRRDV, encoded by the coding sequence ATGGGCGCATATATTTTACGCCGTCTTCTTTTGATGATTCCGACCATTTTGGGCATCATGGCCATTTCCTTTGCCGTGGTGCAATTTGCCCCCGGCGGTCCGGTCGAACGGGTGATCGGACAGCTTTCAGGGCAAGGCGGCGATGCGCTCGACCGCATTTCAGGCGGCGGCAGTGATTTCGGCCAAAGCAATCTCGACAGCGGCTCTTCCAATTCCAGATATCGTGGCGCGCAAGGGCTCGACCCACAATTTATCGCCGATCTTGAAAAGCAGTTCGGCTTCGACAAACCACCGCTCGAACGCTTTGGTCAGATGTTGTGGAATTATGCGCGCTTTGATTTCGGGCGCAGCTATTTCCGCGACATCAGCGTGCTCGATCTGATCAAGGAAAAGATGCCGGTTTCGATCTCGCTCGGCCTGTGGCTGACGTTTCTCTCCTATGCGATCTCGATCCCGCTTGGCATACGCAAGGCGATCAAGGAAGGCAGCCGTTTCGACACATGGACCAGCGCTGTCATTATCGTCGGCTACGCCATTCCAAGCTTCTTGTTTGCAATCCTTTTGATCGTTCTTTTTGCCGGCGGCTCGTTCTTGGACTGGTTTCCGCTTAGAGGTCTTACCTCACCCGATTTTGCGCAGATGTCGCTCATGGGCAAGATCGGGGATTATCTCTGGCACATGGTGCTGCCGGTCACCGCTCTCGTTCTGTCGGCCTTTGCCACAACAACGCTCTTGACCAAGAATTCCTTCCTTGAAGAAATCCGCAAGCAATATGTCACCACCGCCCGCGCCAAGGGTCTCACTGAAAATCAGGTGCTTTATGGCCATGTGTTCCGCAATGCGATGCTGATCGTCATTGCCGGTTTTCCCGGTGCCTTTATTTCGGCTTTTTTCACCGGCTCGCTTCTGATCGAGACGATTTTTTCGCTCGATGGCCTTGGCTTGCTCGGCTATCAGTCGATCATCAACCGTGACTATCCGGTGGTATTTGCAACGCTCTACATCTTCTCATTAATAGGATTGCTGGTCAGCCTTTTGTCCGATCTCACCTATACGTGGATCGATCCGCGCATTGATTTCGACAGGAGGGACGTGTGA
- a CDS encoding extracellular solute-binding protein has product MTVTPMSRRDFLLLSGSSALIASLPGPAMALMPATPRRGLSAFGDLKYAPDFSHFEYVNADAPKGGTFTLAPWNWLWNQNTQTFNTLNTFTLKGDAPPRMELTFDSLMVSALDEPDSVYGLVAENVVVTNDRHTCVFNLRKEARFHDGSPIEADDVAFTFELFKQKAHPKIRQMLVSLEKADALGTHEVRLRFNENSGFNAILDAVGLPILSKQWFKDKDFEATTLAPILGSGPYKVGRVSPGNMIEYERVSDYWAKDLAVMRGQNNFDRIRIEFFRDRQPEFEAFKKGDIDLRGEYVARNWATSYDFPAVEQKKVIKRTFPRERRPLMQGWALNQRRERFRDPRVREAIGLCFDFEWTNKNLFYDSYQRSQSCFNGSDFQAVGLPGEAELKVLERYRSKLPKEVFGEAVVMPTSDGSGRDRAQFSRAVKLMQEAGFERKNGQFHARDGAKFTLEILSDSDTFTRVYNPFMQKMRAIGIDARLRLVDASQYQARVQDFDFDMVSMAMQFSATPTSESLSGMFGSQSARTPGSYNLPGTNDPLIDALIADVAKVSSREELVATLRVLDRYLRIRRDWIPNWTIANHRIAFWDRFGFKEPKPDYGFPVETLWWIKQ; this is encoded by the coding sequence ATGACCGTCACTCCTATGAGCCGCCGCGATTTTCTTCTGCTTTCTGGCAGTTCCGCTCTCATCGCCTCTCTGCCCGGGCCTGCAATGGCACTGATGCCAGCAACGCCGCGACGTGGGCTATCAGCCTTCGGCGATTTGAAATATGCGCCCGACTTTTCCCATTTCGAGTATGTGAATGCAGATGCCCCAAAGGGCGGCACCTTCACGCTTGCGCCGTGGAACTGGCTGTGGAACCAGAACACGCAGACATTCAATACGCTCAACACATTCACGTTGAAAGGCGATGCGCCACCACGCATGGAGCTGACCTTTGACAGCCTGATGGTTTCGGCACTTGATGAACCGGATTCGGTCTATGGCCTTGTTGCAGAAAATGTCGTGGTAACGAATGACCGCCACACATGCGTTTTCAACTTGCGCAAGGAAGCGCGTTTTCATGACGGCTCGCCGATCGAGGCAGACGACGTTGCATTCACTTTTGAGCTTTTCAAACAGAAAGCCCATCCGAAAATTCGTCAGATGCTTGTCTCTCTTGAGAAAGCCGACGCCCTTGGCACACATGAAGTGCGCCTGCGTTTTAACGAAAACAGCGGTTTCAACGCCATACTCGATGCCGTGGGTCTGCCTATTCTCTCGAAACAATGGTTCAAGGACAAGGATTTCGAGGCAACCACGCTTGCACCGATTCTTGGCTCCGGCCCCTATAAGGTCGGCAGAGTTTCGCCCGGCAACATGATCGAATATGAGCGTGTCAGCGATTACTGGGCAAAGGACCTTGCTGTCATGCGCGGGCAAAATAATTTTGACCGCATCCGCATCGAGTTCTTCCGCGACCGGCAGCCGGAATTCGAGGCCTTCAAGAAGGGCGATATCGATTTGCGCGGCGAATATGTGGCCAGAAATTGGGCTACCAGCTATGATTTCCCAGCCGTTGAGCAGAAGAAAGTGATCAAGCGTACTTTCCCGCGCGAAAGACGCCCGCTCATGCAGGGCTGGGCACTCAACCAGCGCCGCGAGCGGTTTCGCGATCCGCGTGTGCGAGAAGCTATCGGGCTTTGCTTTGATTTCGAGTGGACCAATAAAAACCTGTTTTATGATAGCTATCAACGCTCGCAATCCTGCTTCAACGGTTCGGACTTTCAGGCCGTTGGCCTGCCGGGCGAGGCAGAACTGAAAGTGCTTGAACGTTATCGTAGCAAGCTGCCGAAGGAAGTCTTTGGCGAAGCGGTGGTGATGCCAACCTCTGATGGCTCAGGACGCGACCGTGCGCAGTTCTCGCGCGCCGTCAAGCTTATGCAGGAAGCGGGTTTTGAGCGCAAAAACGGCCAGTTCCATGCAAGGGACGGCGCCAAATTCACGCTGGAAATCTTAAGCGATAGTGACACCTTCACCAGGGTCTATAATCCCTTCATGCAAAAGATGCGCGCCATCGGCATTGACGCCCGACTGCGGTTGGTCGATGCCAGTCAGTATCAGGCCCGTGTACAGGATTTCGATTTCGACATGGTCTCCATGGCCATGCAGTTTTCCGCCACGCCAACCAGCGAATCGCTTTCCGGCATGTTCGGCTCGCAATCAGCCAGAACACCGGGTAGCTATAATCTGCCGGGCACGAATGATCCGCTGATCGACGCGCTGATTGCCGACGTGGCCAAGGTTTCCAGCCGAGAAGAACTCGTCGCGACGCTCAGGGTGCTCGATCGGTACTTGCGTATCCGTCGCGACTGGATTCCAAATTGGACAATAGCGAATCATCGCATCGCTTTCTGGGACCGGTTCGGTTTCAAGGAGCCGAAGCCGGATTACGGCTTCCCGGTCGAGACGCTGTGGTGGATTAAGCAATGA
- a CDS encoding extracellular solute-binding protein gives MRAFWAGAFAVAMLANTVSIGHTQNSELQWRYASSLMGEPKYPADFKHYDYVNPDAPKGGTLNQVAVGTFDSLNPYVVQGVPAAGLGAFGGGYLYDTLMSDSVDQSSTQYPLIAEALQYPDDFSWVKFKLNPKAKWHDGEPITVEDVIWSFDVLKKQSPMYNKYYGDVEKAEKSGEWEVKFTFSQKGNRELPQIMGQLAILPKHWWEGKDAKGKQRDITRPTLEIPLGSSAYRIESVRPGQAIVWARVDDYWGKDLPVNVGRYNFDHLHYEYYLSDDATWEAFKKGGDYDYRQENRAQRWAEQYNFPAVQRGDVVKKSFPYHAVGRMQGYFLNTRRDEFKDPKVRQALTYAFDFEAMNRLLFFNQYQRIESYFSGNELALSGPPTKAEQEILETVKDALPADALTKEFKLPVYDNPQSTRDNLRTALKLLGEAGWTLKNNKLTDENGKTFSFEILDDGASFEKVHNLFIQNLKRIGIDARVRIVDAAQYQARVNDFDYDVISSLIAQTASPGNEQRDFWGSKSAEFKGSRNYAGIKNPAIDTLIDRVIYAKDRDELVAASHALDRALLWNYYVIPQWYSDKINIAYWNKFGMPENQPDYAGIDPFSWWIDPVKEPKIKTDAE, from the coding sequence ATGAGAGCTTTCTGGGCGGGCGCTTTTGCTGTCGCAATGCTGGCGAACACGGTATCAATCGGCCATACGCAGAATTCAGAACTGCAATGGCGATACGCTTCCAGCCTAATGGGCGAACCCAAATATCCGGCTGATTTCAAGCATTACGACTATGTCAATCCCGATGCGCCCAAGGGCGGCACGCTCAATCAGGTGGCGGTCGGCACCTTCGACAGCCTCAATCCTTATGTGGTTCAAGGCGTTCCTGCAGCAGGCCTGGGCGCTTTTGGCGGCGGCTATCTCTACGATACGCTGATGTCGGATTCGGTCGATCAAAGTTCAACTCAATATCCGCTCATCGCGGAAGCCTTGCAATATCCCGATGATTTTTCATGGGTAAAATTCAAGCTCAACCCGAAAGCCAAATGGCATGACGGCGAGCCGATCACCGTCGAGGACGTGATCTGGTCGTTTGATGTGCTGAAAAAACAATCGCCCATGTACAATAAATATTATGGCGACGTGGAAAAGGCTGAGAAGAGCGGCGAGTGGGAAGTGAAATTCACATTCTCGCAAAAGGGCAATCGTGAATTGCCACAGATCATGGGCCAGCTCGCGATCCTGCCCAAGCACTGGTGGGAGGGCAAGGACGCCAAAGGCAAGCAGCGCGACATCACGCGTCCGACGCTGGAAATTCCGCTCGGCTCATCAGCCTACAGAATCGAAAGCGTGCGGCCCGGACAAGCCATCGTCTGGGCACGTGTCGATGACTATTGGGGCAAGGATCTGCCCGTCAACGTCGGCCGCTACAATTTCGACCATCTGCATTACGAGTATTATCTGAGTGACGACGCCACATGGGAAGCCTTCAAGAAGGGCGGCGACTATGACTACCGTCAGGAAAACCGCGCCCAGCGCTGGGCCGAGCAATACAATTTCCCCGCCGTTCAGCGCGGCGATGTGGTTAAAAAATCCTTTCCCTATCACGCCGTCGGTCGCATGCAGGGCTATTTCCTCAACACGCGCCGCGATGAATTCAAGGATCCGAAAGTGCGGCAGGCGCTGACCTATGCCTTTGATTTCGAGGCCATGAACCGCCTGTTGTTTTTCAATCAGTATCAACGCATCGAAAGCTATTTTTCCGGCAATGAACTGGCTTTAAGTGGCCCGCCGACAAAGGCGGAGCAGGAAATCCTGGAGACAGTGAAAGATGCGCTGCCCGCTGACGCACTGACCAAGGAATTCAAGCTTCCGGTCTACGACAACCCACAGTCCACGCGTGACAATCTTCGCACGGCGCTGAAACTTCTCGGCGAAGCCGGATGGACGCTCAAGAACAACAAGCTTACCGACGAAAATGGCAAGACTTTCTCCTTCGAAATTCTGGACGACGGTGCCAGTTTCGAGAAAGTCCATAATCTTTTTATCCAGAACCTTAAAAGAATCGGCATCGATGCGCGTGTTCGTATTGTCGATGCGGCGCAATATCAGGCGCGGGTCAATGATTTCGACTATGACGTGATTTCCTCACTCATTGCGCAAACCGCCTCACCAGGCAACGAACAACGTGATTTCTGGGGTTCCAAATCCGCTGAATTCAAAGGCAGCCGTAATTACGCTGGCATAAAGAACCCAGCCATCGACACGCTGATCGACCGCGTTATCTACGCCAAGGACCGCGACGAACTGGTGGCAGCGTCCCACGCGCTCGACCGCGCGTTGTTGTGGAATTATTACGTCATTCCGCAATGGTATTCCGATAAAATCAATATCGCCTATTGGAACAAGTTCGGCATGCCGGAAAATCAGCCGGATTATGCAGGCATCGATCCGTTCTCTTGGTGGATCGATCCGGTCAAAGAACCCAAGATCAAGACCGACGCTGAATAG